In a single window of the Micrococcaceae bacterium Sec5.7 genome:
- the thrB gene encoding homoserine kinase: MEATLPLAAETPSIAAGQKVTVSVPATSANLGPGYDSLGLALALHDTLTVESLDSGELVFELSGEGAESLPRDASHLVVKAMNAAFGRLGYRHGGLKITAANVNPHGRGLGSSASAVVAAVMAANALVPEEAQRGREWILQLTSEMEGHPDNVAPAIFGGLALSWQDSDRYSSTCAAVAETVIPVVAVPDYELSTDAARALLPASIGHHAAAMNSGRAALLIHALTLKPEFLLAGTQDYLHQSYRAEAMRPSAALIGALRRAGHAAVVSGAGPTVMVLANGEAEAAEILQFIEDFTAANTPDVAWRVMKLAVDVEGAKVDLHRR, translated from the coding sequence TTGGAAGCCACACTTCCGCTTGCGGCTGAGACGCCCTCCATCGCGGCAGGACAGAAGGTGACGGTCAGCGTGCCGGCCACGAGCGCCAACCTGGGACCGGGATATGACAGCCTAGGCCTGGCACTGGCCCTGCATGACACATTGACCGTCGAAAGCCTGGACAGCGGCGAGCTGGTCTTTGAGCTCAGCGGTGAAGGCGCGGAGTCCCTCCCAAGGGATGCCAGCCACCTCGTGGTCAAGGCCATGAACGCAGCCTTCGGACGGCTCGGCTACCGGCACGGCGGCCTGAAAATCACGGCAGCGAACGTCAACCCGCACGGACGGGGCCTTGGATCCTCGGCATCGGCGGTGGTGGCGGCAGTTATGGCGGCCAACGCACTGGTACCGGAAGAGGCACAGCGTGGCCGGGAATGGATTCTGCAGCTCACGAGCGAAATGGAAGGCCATCCGGACAACGTTGCTCCGGCCATTTTCGGCGGACTGGCGTTGTCCTGGCAGGACAGTGACCGGTACAGCAGCACCTGCGCTGCGGTGGCGGAGACTGTCATCCCTGTTGTCGCAGTACCGGATTATGAGTTGTCCACCGACGCGGCACGTGCGCTCCTGCCGGCCTCGATCGGACACCACGCGGCCGCGATGAACTCCGGCCGCGCTGCGCTGCTGATCCATGCACTGACCCTGAAGCCGGAATTCCTGCTGGCCGGCACGCAGGATTACCTTCACCAGAGCTACCGTGCCGAGGCCATGCGGCCCAGCGCGGCGTTGATCGGGGCACTGCGGCGGGCAGGCCATGCAGCGGTGGTGTCCGGTGCGGGCCCCACCGTTATGGTTCTGGCCAACGGCGAGGCGGAAGCCGCTGAGATTCTGCAGTTCATCGAGGATTTCACCGCCGCCAACACGCCGGACGTCGCCTGGCGTGTGATGAAACTGGCAGTGGACGTTGAAGGTGCTAAAGTGGACTTGCACCGGCGGTAA
- the thrC gene encoding threonine synthase yields the protein MAHQWRGVIREYADRLPVTESTKVITLGEGGTPLVHAQKLSELTGSTVYLKVEGMNPTGSFKDRGMTMAMTAAVASGAKAVVCASTGNTSASAAAYATAAGLKCAVLVPEGKISMGKMSQAIAHGATLLQVDGNFDNCLDIARKLGEAYPVFLVNSVNPARIEGQKTGAFEIVDSLGDAPDIHVLPVGNAGNITAYWKGYKEYAAPFESATAGTLPAVATKTPAMWGFQAAGAAPFVAGHPITDPDTIATAIRIGNPASWDGAIAARDESGGLIEAVTDDEILAAHRWLSAREGVFVEPGSAAGVAGLIKKHAAGEVPAGRTIVITVTGHGLKDPQWALRTEDGSEVQPVKVSNDVVTVAAELGLEEK from the coding sequence GTGGCTCACCAATGGCGCGGGGTTATCCGCGAATACGCTGATCGTTTGCCCGTCACCGAATCCACCAAGGTCATCACTCTGGGTGAAGGCGGCACGCCGCTGGTCCATGCACAGAAGCTTTCCGAGCTCACGGGTTCCACCGTCTACCTCAAGGTGGAGGGCATGAACCCCACGGGTTCGTTCAAGGACCGCGGCATGACCATGGCGATGACTGCTGCGGTGGCCTCAGGTGCCAAGGCGGTGGTGTGCGCTTCGACGGGCAACACCTCGGCGTCAGCGGCCGCCTACGCGACGGCTGCCGGCCTGAAGTGTGCCGTGCTGGTCCCGGAGGGCAAGATCTCCATGGGGAAAATGAGCCAGGCGATCGCCCACGGCGCCACCTTGCTGCAGGTTGACGGCAACTTCGACAACTGCCTGGACATTGCCCGCAAGCTGGGCGAGGCCTACCCGGTTTTCCTGGTTAACTCCGTCAACCCGGCGCGGATCGAGGGCCAGAAGACCGGCGCTTTCGAAATTGTGGACTCTCTGGGCGACGCCCCGGACATCCACGTGCTGCCGGTGGGTAACGCCGGCAACATCACAGCGTATTGGAAGGGCTACAAGGAATACGCTGCTCCGTTCGAGTCCGCGACGGCAGGAACGCTGCCGGCCGTCGCCACCAAAACCCCCGCGATGTGGGGGTTCCAGGCCGCCGGCGCAGCGCCGTTCGTGGCAGGACACCCCATCACCGATCCGGACACGATTGCCACCGCAATCCGGATCGGAAACCCGGCATCCTGGGACGGCGCCATTGCCGCCCGAGACGAATCCGGCGGACTGATCGAGGCCGTTACGGACGATGAGATCCTGGCGGCACACCGCTGGCTGTCCGCCCGCGAAGGTGTATTTGTTGAACCGGGCTCGGCTGCAGGTGTAGCCGGTCTCATCAAGAAGCACGCCGCGGGCGAGGTCCCGGCAGGCAGGACGATTGTTATCACGGTGACCGGCCATGGACTGAAGGATCCGCAGTGGGCGCTGCGGACCGAAGACGGCAGTGAGGTGCAGCCCGTCAAGGTATCCAATGACGTTGTCACCGTTGCCGCCGAACTGGGCCTGGAAGAAAAGTAA
- a CDS encoding homoserine dehydrogenase, with amino-acid sequence MTEMRTLKVALLGCGNVGAQVARILIDDAGALAARTGARLELSGIAVRNIDARRDVELPHELFTTDADTLVKDADLVIELMGGIEPARSLILTAMQNGASVVTGNKALLAQDGPTLYEEADKAGVQLSYEAAVAGAIPILRPIRDSLSGDRITRVLGIVNGTTNFILDQMDSTGAQFADALAEAQRLGYAEADPTADIEGHDAASKAAILASLSFHTRFALENVHCEGITGVSAADIAAAKDAGFVIKLLAIAEKLVDADGKEGVSVRVHPTLLPREHPLAAVRGAFNAVFIEAENAGELMFYGQGAGGTPTASAVLGDLVSAARRIVLGGPGRTETTTGHVPALPIDAVNTSYYIGLDVADQPGVLARIAQLFAEHGVSIEIMRQTIHRDADSKVESAELRIVTHRASEAALAATVEAVKGLDVIISVTSVLRVEGV; translated from the coding sequence ATGACGGAAATGCGAACCCTGAAAGTAGCCCTGCTGGGCTGTGGCAACGTTGGGGCCCAGGTAGCGCGGATTCTCATTGACGACGCCGGTGCCCTGGCTGCCAGGACCGGCGCACGTCTGGAACTGAGCGGCATTGCCGTGCGCAACATCGATGCCCGCCGCGACGTTGAACTGCCACATGAGCTGTTCACCACGGATGCGGACACGCTGGTCAAGGACGCCGACCTCGTGATCGAGCTCATGGGCGGCATCGAGCCCGCCCGCTCGCTGATCCTTACGGCGATGCAGAACGGTGCGTCAGTTGTCACCGGCAACAAGGCCCTGCTGGCACAGGACGGCCCCACCCTCTACGAAGAGGCGGACAAGGCCGGCGTCCAGCTCTCCTACGAAGCCGCCGTGGCGGGCGCCATCCCCATCCTGCGCCCCATCCGGGACAGCCTGTCGGGGGACCGCATCACGCGTGTTCTTGGCATCGTAAACGGCACCACCAACTTCATCCTGGACCAGATGGACTCCACCGGCGCACAGTTTGCCGACGCACTGGCCGAAGCGCAGAGGCTTGGCTACGCCGAAGCCGATCCCACGGCTGACATCGAAGGCCACGACGCCGCCTCCAAGGCCGCAATCCTCGCCTCGCTGTCCTTCCATACCCGGTTTGCCCTGGAAAACGTCCACTGCGAGGGCATCACGGGCGTCAGCGCGGCGGACATCGCCGCGGCCAAGGACGCCGGCTTTGTCATCAAGCTGCTGGCCATCGCCGAAAAACTCGTGGACGCTGACGGCAAAGAGGGTGTGTCAGTCCGGGTGCACCCCACCCTCCTTCCGCGCGAACACCCGCTGGCCGCCGTCCGAGGGGCTTTCAACGCAGTATTCATTGAAGCCGAGAACGCCGGCGAGCTGATGTTTTATGGGCAGGGTGCCGGCGGGACCCCGACAGCATCGGCTGTCTTGGGCGATCTGGTTTCCGCGGCCCGCCGCATTGTCCTCGGGGGCCCGGGGCGCACCGAAACCACTACCGGACACGTTCCTGCGCTTCCCATCGACGCGGTTAACACCAGCTACTACATCGGACTGGACGTCGCGGACCAGCCGGGCGTCCTGGCCAGGATCGCCCAGCTCTTCGCAGAGCACGGGGTGTCCATCGAAATCATGCGGCAGACCATCCACCGGGATGCCGATTCGAAGGTGGAATCGGCCGAACTGCGGATAGTCACCCACCGCGCATCAGAAGCTGCCCTCGCAGCAACCGTCGAGGCCGTCAAGGGCCTGGACGTCATCATTTCAGTCACATCCGTACTCCGGGTAGAAGGAGTCTAA